A window from Festucalex cinctus isolate MCC-2025b chromosome 4, RoL_Fcin_1.0, whole genome shotgun sequence encodes these proteins:
- the mapk6 gene encoding mitogen-activated protein kinase 6 — translation MAEKFESLMNIHGFDLGSRYMDLKPLGYGGNGLVFSAVDTDCDKRVAVKKIILTDPQSVKHALREIKIIRRLDHDNIVKVFETLGPNGRRLTEDVVSLTEVNSVYIVQEYMETDLCQLLERGLLSEGHARLFMYQLLRGLKYIHSANVLHRDLKPANLFVNTEDLVLKIGDFGLARIMDPHYSHKGHLSEGLVTKWYRSPRLLLSPNNYTKAIDMWAAGCIFAEMLTGKTLFAGAHELEQMQLILESIPVLREEDRQELHSVIPVFIRNDMSKPQTPLTKLLPDISPQALDFLEKILTFNPMDRLTAEEALAHPYMADYSFPLDEPISLHPFHIEDEVDDILLMDQSHSHTWDRYHESQLSEADWHLHSIHDPEEVQVDPRALSDVTDEEVVQVDPRKYADGDREKLLDEPSFDYSTPFSSERSWPDEHHENKYCDLQCSHTCNYKAVSPSYLDNLIWRDSEVNHYYEPKLIIDLSNWKEQQSKEKADRKAKSKCEKNGLVKAQMAMREAEKTQSATEKDREQEKHQTPTPGQQGFDFDSFIASTIKLSLQPDACQEAGLLSEVGLLNELNSSVSQLEAPRSGSMSKSISQEKEEKCLVNLAQLGGGGGLAVVGGDGPWPAAHPWEGFGSGERVAENGCLIDEACWDGHFQKESTYTSYLDHLFGRTEEGVTESADAPETETPEVRERESGDGFLSRGAEIVLNVQLDSLGPDELPLKSIQASLTPCAVKCSPQIAHKTYSSIFKHLN, via the exons ATGGCTGAGAAGTTTGAGTCACTGATGAACATCCACGGCTTCGACCTGGGCTCTCGCTACATGGACTTGAAGCCTCTCGGCTACGGGGGGAACGGCCTGGTTTTCTCAGCGGTTGACACCGACTGCGACAAGCGTGTGGCCGTGAAGAAGATTATCCTGACTGATCCCCAGAGTGTCAAGCATGCCCTGCGAGAAATTAAGATTATAAGGCGGCTGGACCATGACAACATCGTCAAG gTTTTTGAAACGTTGGGCCCCAATGGTCGCAGGCTAACGGAGGATGTGGTGTCCCTGACCGAGGTCAACTCAGTGTACATAGTGCAGGAGTACATGGAGACGGACCTGTGTCAGCTGCTGGAGCGCGGCCTTCTGTCCGAGGGCCACGCCAGGCTCTTCATGTACCAGCTCCTCAGAGGACTCAAGTACATCCACTCCGCCAATGTCCTCCACCGCGACCTCAAGCCCGCCAACCTGTTTGTCAACACTGAGGACCTGGTGCTGAAGATTGGGGATTTTGGCCTGGCCCGCATCATGGACCCCCACTACTCTCACAAG GGTCACCTATCGGAAGGTCTCGTCACCAAGTGGTACAGGTCTCCCCGCCTGCTGCTCTCGCCAAACAACTACACCAAAGCCATCGACATGTGGGCCGCCGGCTGCATCTTTGCAGAGATGCTCACCGGGAAAACACTCTTTGCGG GGGCCCACGAACTGGAGCAGATGCAGCTGATCCTGGAGTCCATCCCAGTACTGCGAGAGGAAGACCGCCAGGAGCTCCACAGCGTCATACCCGTCTTCATCCGCAATGACATGTCCAAACCTCAGACACCGCTGACCAAACTTCTGCCTGACATCAGTCCTCAAG CCCTGGATTTCCTCGAAAAGATCTTGACTTTTAACCCCATGGATCGTTTAACTGCGGAAGAGGCGCTGGCCCACCCTTACATGGCTGACTACTCCTTCCCCCTGGACGAGCCCATCTCGCTGCACCCTTTCCACATTGAAGATGAAGTCGACGATATCCTGCTCATGGACCAGAGCCACAGCCACACGTGGGACAG GTATCACGAGAGCCAGTTGTCAGAGGCTGATTGGCACCTGCACAGCATTCATGACCCAGAAGAAGTCCAAGTGGACCCGAGGGCCCTCTCTGACGTCACGGATGAGGAAGTGGTTCAG GTGGACCCTCGGAAGTACGCCGACGGAGATCGGGAAAAGCTCCTGGACGAGCCTTCCTTTGATTATTCCACTCCGTTCTCGTCGGAGCGGTCGTGGCCGGACGAGCACCACGAGAACAAATACTGTGACCTGCAGTGTAGCCACACGTGCAATTACAAGGCCGTGTCCCCCTCCTACCTGGACAACCTCATCTGGCGGGACAGCGAAGTCAACCACTACTACGAGCCCAAGCTCATCATCGACCTCTCCAACTGGAAAGAGCAGCAGAGCAAGGAGAAGGCCGACCGCAAGGCCAAGAGCAAGTGTGAGAAGAACGGGCTGGTGAAGGCCCAAATGGCCATGCGGGAGGCCGAGAAGACCCAGAGCGCGACGGAGAAGGACCGCGAGCAGGAGAAGCACCAGACGCCAACGCCCGGTCAGCAAGGCTTCGACTTTGACTCCTTCATCGCCAGCACCATCAAACTGAGCCTGCAGCCCGACGCCTGTCAGGAGGCGGGCCTCCTCAGCGAGGTGGGCCTCCTCAACGAGCTCAACTCTTCGGTCTCGCAGCTGGAGGCCCCTCGATCGGGCTCCATGTCCAAGTCCATCAGtcaggagaaggaggagaagtGCCTGGTCAACCTGGCGCAGCTGGGCGGGGGCGGCGGCTTGGCGGTGGTGGGCGGCGACGGCCCCTGGCCTGCCGCCCACCCCTGGGAGGGCTTCGGCTCAGGGGAGCGCGTGGCCGAGAACGGCTGCTTGATCGACGAGGCGTGCTGGGACGGTCACTTCCAGAAGGAGAGCACGTACACCAGCTACCTGGACCACCTGTTCGGCCGGACAGAGGAGGGCGTCACCGAGTCGGCCGACGCCCCGGAGACGGAGACCCCAGAGGTCAGGGAGAGAGAGTCGGGCGATGGTTTCCTCAGCCGGGGCGCCGAGATCGTGCTCAACGTACAGCTGGACTCTCTGGGCCCGGACGAGCTGCCTCTGAAATCCATCCAGGCGTCGCTCACCCCCTGCGCTGTCAAATGCTCCCCGCAGATCGCCCACAAAACCTACAGCAGCATCTTCAAACATCTTAACTAG